A window of Bacteroidota bacterium genomic DNA:
GCGATGGTTTTGGCAGTTACCCGTATGTTTTTTGCAACTTCTTCCATACGTACCCGTGCTTTTCCGGTGGGAGCAAGTAGTAACACTCCATTGTTTTCTACCTCTTTTTGACCTGCTAAGATGGTAAGTAAAGTGGTTTTACCTGTACCGGCCGGGCCAATTAAAACTGAAAACCTGCTTTCTGCAATTTCTTTTAATACAGCGACTTTTTCGTCACGGGCACTTATTTCAAGGCTATCAGGAGTTCCTTCGGTATGTTTTTTAAGTTCATTAGCAAGCAAACCTTTCCAATCTGCCTGTAGTTCGAGCCTTTTTGCATTAACCCGTTCATCAACCTTTTGGCTAATAATTTGGCGAGTGTTAGCAAAACGTGAGAGTTGATAAGCCCGCTCGCCATCTTTCATCTCTTCTAACGCAACCCCATTGGTAAAGTAATCTTCGGCCAAATCAAAATAGTCACTATTAATATTACAAGAAGGAATTATGGCAAGGTTGCGTATTTGGGTAATAAGTTGTTTGCGAGGTAAAAGAGTGTGCCCTTGTAATGCAGCAATTTCTAATTGCCAAATAGTTAAGGCACGAACACGGTTATTATCAAATGGGTCATTAAGTACTAATTGGTCAGGCAACAAGGTATCGGGCACATGTTTTAAATACAACCCAAGGTCTATGGTACTTAATGCAACAGGTGTGGTAGTGAAACGTAAATCTTCATAAATGAGGTAGGGATTTTGTAAATATTCTTCATCCCTGCGGTTAATACCAATACGTTCTCTTTCCTCTGTTACAAAAAGAAATTTAGCTTGGTCAATACTTAAATCGAAACGGCTGAGTAGATGCAAAATGTTAATACGGGTAGGGTTAGCCTTCTCTTTTAAGCGTTGATAGGATTTTCTTGAGGAGAAAGGAATTAATGCTGCTATATCATCGGATAAAATTCCTTGGTGATTTTCTATGGCCTGTTCAAAAAGATGCCAAGGATTTTCATTATCGCTTTTTAGCCGGTTAATAATTTCGGCGGCTACAAAATGGCCTTTTTCAACGCCAAAGGCGCACAAGGCCGAACCCATACCCGGATATGCGCCACGTAATTTTTCTAATTGGGCAATTTCATCATGAATCCATTGAATACTGGCTTGATGGTTTGTACCAATACCTAATTCTTCTGCCTTTTCTAATGATTTAACACACTCTAACAATACCCTGATGGCGCTATCGTTACTTACGTGTTCTGCTGCATACGAAAACTCAAAACGTTTGTCGTTTGGAACTATAACGGCCAATTCAGCAATATCAAAATCAGGGTGCGTTTCTTGATATGTTATGGCATCGTGATAAGGCAGCAGGAACCCATTTTTACCATCTTGGCGAATGGTGTGCATTACCATATGTTCCCAGTAGGCTGCCCCAAAACGGTTGTTACTGCCATCGTAGGCTTCTGAAGGAATAATCTTATTAATTTTACCAACGCCGGCAATTACCCGCCCCGATTCTTCAACAAAGGGAACTTGCTTTGCATAAAAAAACACCAAAGAGGTTTCTTCTTTCAGGTGTTCAAAAAAGCAGTTTAGCAATGCCTTTTGATTGTTTATTTCTTGCACCCAACTATCGTTGCCGTTTTTTGCCCAATCAAGATGCGGCTCACGGGCTTCGTCAAAGTTTAGTGAAAAGAGTTCGGTTTTGTCTTTTGCATTTTCTTTCAGCATCCAGTGATAGGGTACTGCTGCGGCAGAAAATGCCGGGAACTGAACTTGTGTTGGCTTCAAATGCCCGTGTGTGCCGGGCGAGCTTTCTATATACGGGTGAGATAATGTTTTATAGAATGGGAAGGGTGCCATAAAGGTAGCCCGCTCACCCCAGCATGGGGGGAGCTGAGCTTCGTTTAAATCTTTAAAAGAACTGCCGGCTAATTCCTGCTCTTGTTCATCGTTACGATTTAGGGCACAGTTTTTTAAAATAAGGCAAGCACCATTGGCTTTTGGGTTGCTGCAAATGGTGCCGTTCCATGCGTTATCGTGCCAAGGCACACGCACAGACAGATGTTTTAATTGATAGCGAGGATTGTGTTTCATGCAGTTGATTTTTTTAATACAATTTATATATTTACCCTTACTTTACCGCTTAATAAATCTTGCATTAAGCCTGTTTTAAGGGATTGGAGTTTAATCGAATGAGTATTTTGTGTATTTATTAAAAAAATTATTTGTTCAATTTTTTTAATAATTAATTCTTGTTCTAATATACCTTTAGGTACTAAAATAGGTAAATTTAAAAGACTTTCTTTATTTAATTTAAATCTACCGGCACCTTGGCGAGTTAGGTGGAAAATTATATCCCGATGTAAAAAAAAATAATGAATCCATTTTGTGATACACTTATGAGTCCCTTTTAAGATATGTGCATGATTACTTACATTGAATCTTCCCGATGCAAGAATAGTTTGTGCGTGATTTTTCCATTTTAAAAAATGGTCTCCGTCTTCGCCAATTAATACAAATGTACCTTCAACCCTGAATGTGTTTATTTTATCTATTATACCTGTTGCTCCATAATAAGGATATGTACCAATTATTTTCTCCCTTTCAATGGCAGAAATTGGTTTTCTCAAATTGTTATACAACTCAATACAACTTTTAAGAGGAAAACACTCCCATTCCTTCGGAATCCTGCCCAGCGGACT
This region includes:
- a CDS encoding AAA family ATPase, translating into MKHNPRYQLKHLSVRVPWHDNAWNGTICSNPKANGACLILKNCALNRNDEQEQELAGSSFKDLNEAQLPPCWGERATFMAPFPFYKTLSHPYIESSPGTHGHLKPTQVQFPAFSAAAVPYHWMLKENAKDKTELFSLNFDEAREPHLDWAKNGNDSWVQEINNQKALLNCFFEHLKEETSLVFFYAKQVPFVEESGRVIAGVGKINKIIPSEAYDGSNNRFGAAYWEHMVMHTIRQDGKNGFLLPYHDAITYQETHPDFDIAELAVIVPNDKRFEFSYAAEHVSNDSAIRVLLECVKSLEKAEELGIGTNHQASIQWIHDEIAQLEKLRGAYPGMGSALCAFGVEKGHFVAAEIINRLKSDNENPWHLFEQAIENHQGILSDDIAALIPFSSRKSYQRLKEKANPTRINILHLLSRFDLSIDQAKFLFVTEERERIGINRRDEEYLQNPYLIYEDLRFTTTPVALSTIDLGLYLKHVPDTLLPDQLVLNDPFDNNRVRALTIWQLEIAALQGHTLLPRKQLITQIRNLAIIPSCNINSDYFDLAEDYFTNGVALEEMKDGERAYQLSRFANTRQIISQKVDERVNAKRLELQADWKGLLANELKKHTEGTPDSLEISARDEKVAVLKEIAESRFSVLIGPAGTGKTTLLTILAGQKEVENNGVLLLAPTGKARVRMEEVAKNIRVTAKTIAQFLAGYGRYIGETQQYVFSSNFCEGQYETVILDEASMLTEEMLATTLDCLKGVKRFILVGDHRQLPPIGAGRPFLDIIHHLKPDGIETTFPRVGKGYTELTINRRQSNSKGEDLQLAEWFSGETLEPGADNVINHIITTPNSTRLRIEHWKNEAEFEQLFKKVLVDELKMESIEDVDTFNKSLGANDYGFFNFREAVEKVESWQILSPIREKEFGVRAINRKIHKLFRKDNLDFAKIRNGKTPAPIGLEQIVYGDKVINLINSRRKEVYPEGSMNYIANGEIGMVIGQFKQAYHTFTGRPQNTEIEFTSQKGFKYTFKSWEFSEEGNVPLELAYALTVHKAQGSEFGKVFIVVPNPCFLLSREMLYTALTRQKEKVILLIQGDVFDIKGLASPLKSDALKRMTNLFIKPELVEVEGEYLEKNLIHQASDGKMLRSKSELLIYQRLIDKNLSPLYEKKLTIKEVERLPDFTIENDNTGEVFYWEHCGMLHNTEYQQRWNEKYNWYIENKILPFQDGGGTNGTLIITEDKPSKLEDGSIRGAISIKEIDEIINKVFKA